Proteins co-encoded in one Streptococcus pyogenes genomic window:
- the rsmA gene encoding 16S rRNA (adenine(1518)-N(6)/adenine(1519)-N(6))-dimethyltransferase RsmA: MRIADYSVTKAVLDRHGFTFKKSFGQNFLTDTNILQKIVDTAEIDQNVNVIEIGPGIGALTEFLAENAAEVMAFEIDDRLVPILADTLRDFDNVQVVNQDILKADLQTQIKQFKNPDLPIKVVANLPYYITTPILMHLIESKIPFQEFVVMMQREVADRISAEPNTKAYGSLSIAVQYYMTAKVAFIVPRTVFVPAPNVDSAILKMVRRDQPLIEVKDEDFFFRVSRLSFVHRRKTLWNNLTSHFGKSEDIKAKLEKGLALADIKPSIRGEALSIQDFGKLADALKEVGL, encoded by the coding sequence ATGAGAATTGCAGATTATAGCGTGACCAAGGCTGTCCTTGATCGTCACGGATTTACCTTTAAGAAATCTTTTGGTCAGAACTTTTTGACCGATACCAATATTTTACAGAAAATCGTTGACACGGCTGAGATTGATCAGAATGTCAATGTTATCGAGATTGGTCCTGGAATTGGGGCTTTGACGGAATTTTTGGCAGAAAATGCTGCTGAAGTGATGGCTTTTGAGATTGATGACCGCTTGGTGCCGATTTTGGCAGATACCTTGCGCGATTTTGATAATGTGCAAGTGGTCAATCAAGATATTTTAAAAGCTGATTTGCAGACCCAAATCAAGCAGTTTAAAAATCCTGATTTGCCCATTAAGGTGGTGGCTAATCTACCTTACTACATCACAACGCCTATTCTCATGCACTTGATTGAGAGCAAAATTCCATTCCAAGAGTTTGTGGTCATGATGCAGCGTGAAGTGGCAGATCGTATTTCTGCGGAGCCAAACACTAAAGCTTATGGTTCCTTGTCCATTGCGGTGCAGTATTACATGACTGCCAAGGTTGCCTTCATTGTGCCGCGCACCGTCTTTGTACCTGCACCAAATGTCGATAGTGCTATCCTCAAAATGGTGCGTCGCGACCAGCCTTTGATTGAGGTTAAGGACGAAGATTTCTTTTTCAGAGTGTCTCGTCTCAGTTTTGTCCATCGTCGCAAGACCCTGTGGAATAACTTGACTAGCCATTTTGGGAAGTCTGAAGACATCAAGGCTAAACTTGAAAAAGGTCTGGCACTAGCAGATATCAAGCCTTCTATTCGTGGTGAGGCCTTGTCGATTCAAGATTTTGGCAAATTAGCTGATGCTTTAAAAGAAGTTGGATTATAA
- the rpe gene encoding ribulose-phosphate 3-epimerase yields MSTLKIAPSILAADYANFASELARIEETDAEYVHIDIMDGQFVPNISFGADVVASMRKHSKLVFDCHLMVVDPERYVEAFAQAGADIMTIHTESTRHIHGALQKIKAAGMKAGVVINPGTPATALEPLLDLVDQVLIMTVNPGFGGQAFIPECLEKVATVAKWRDEKGLSFDIEVDGGVDNKTIRACYEAGANVFVAGSYLFKASDLVSQVQTLRTALNV; encoded by the coding sequence ATGTCAACTCTAAAAATTGCCCCATCTATTCTAGCAGCTGATTATGCTAATTTTGCTTCTGAGCTAGCTCGTATTGAAGAAACAGATGCCGAATACGTTCACATTGATATTATGGATGGTCAATTTGTTCCTAACATCAGTTTTGGTGCAGATGTTGTGGCAAGTATGAGAAAGCACAGTAAATTGGTCTTTGATTGCCATCTAATGGTGGTTGATCCTGAACGCTATGTTGAGGCTTTTGCACAAGCTGGTGCTGATATCATGACCATTCACACAGAAAGTACTCGTCATATTCATGGAGCCCTTCAAAAAATCAAGGCAGCTGGCATGAAAGCAGGGGTAGTGATTAATCCAGGAACTCCTGCAACAGCCCTAGAACCTTTGCTAGACTTAGTTGACCAAGTCCTCATTATGACAGTCAACCCAGGTTTTGGGGGTCAGGCCTTTATCCCAGAATGTTTAGAAAAAGTGGCTACCGTAGCCAAATGGCGAGATGAAAAAGGATTGTCCTTTGACATTGAGGTTGATGGCGGAGTAGACAATAAGACCATTCGTGCTTGTTATGAAGCAGGGGCCAATGTCTTTGTGGCAGGTTCTTACCTTTTCAAGGCCAGTGACCTAGTGAGCCAAGTCCAAACCTTAAGGACGGCCTTGAATGTCTAA
- a CDS encoding TatD family hydrolase, which translates to MTNKVEKLTIFDTHTHLNVAEFQGHETEELTLAQEMGVAYHNVVGFDQATISGALTLANKYANIYATIGWHPTEAGSYSEAVEEAIVSQLSHSKVIALGEIGLDYYWMEDPKEVQIEVFKRQMQLAKDHDLPFVVHTRDALEDTYEVIKAAGVGPRGGIMHSYSGSLEMAERFIELGMMISFSGVVTFKKALDIQEAAQHLPLDKILVETDAPYLTPVPKRGKQNHTAYTRYVVDKIAELRGMTVEEVAKATTANAKRVFKLD; encoded by the coding sequence ATGACAAATAAAGTAGAAAAACTAACTATTTTTGATACCCATACGCACCTGAATGTAGCAGAATTTCAAGGACACGAAACTGAAGAATTGACTTTGGCTCAAGAAATGGGCGTGGCCTACCATAATGTGGTTGGCTTTGACCAGGCCACTATTAGTGGGGCACTAACTCTAGCCAATAAATATGCCAATATTTATGCAACTATTGGGTGGCATCCAACAGAAGCAGGTTCTTATTCAGAGGCTGTTGAGGAGGCTATCGTCTCTCAATTATCACATTCCAAAGTGATTGCCTTAGGTGAAATTGGCTTAGACTATTATTGGATGGAGGACCCCAAAGAGGTGCAAATAGAGGTTTTTAAGCGCCAAATGCAATTAGCAAAAGACCATGATTTGCCTTTTGTGGTGCACACCCGCGATGCCTTGGAAGATACCTATGAGGTCATCAAAGCAGCTGGTGTTGGCCCTCGTGGAGGCATCATGCATTCTTACTCAGGGTCATTAGAGATGGCTGAACGTTTCATTGAACTTGGCATGATGATTTCCTTTTCAGGTGTGGTCACTTTCAAAAAGGCTCTTGATATTCAAGAGGCAGCGCAGCACTTGCCTTTGGATAAGATTTTGGTGGAAACAGATGCCCCTTATCTTACACCAGTTCCAAAACGTGGCAAACAAAATCATACAGCTTATACCCGCTATGTGGTTGATAAAATCGCAGAGCTACGGGGGATGACTGTGGAAGAAGTTGCAAAAGCAACGACTGCTAATGCAAAGAGGGTATTCAAGCTTGACTGA
- the rnmV gene encoding ribonuclease M5, which translates to MQRGYSSLTEKINIQEVLVVEGKDDTANLRRFYEVDTYETRGSAITEEDLERINRLNDLRGVIVLTDPDYNGERIRKLIMAAVPTARHAFLNRNEAVPSSKSKGRSLGVEHANFEDLQKALAHVTQQYDDESYFDIRQTDLIRLGLLMASDSRKRREYLGEKLRIGYANGKQLLKRLELFGITLAEVEEVMETYEE; encoded by the coding sequence ATGCAAAGAGGGTATTCAAGCTTGACTGAAAAAATTAATATTCAAGAGGTTCTTGTTGTAGAAGGCAAGGACGACACGGCTAACCTACGCCGTTTTTACGAGGTGGATACCTATGAGACTAGAGGCTCTGCTATCACTGAAGAAGATTTAGAACGAATCAATCGCCTAAACGATTTGCGTGGTGTTATCGTTTTAACAGACCCAGATTATAATGGTGAGCGCATTCGTAAGCTCATTATGGCTGCTGTGCCAACAGCTCGTCATGCCTTTTTAAACCGAAACGAGGCGGTTCCGAGTTCTAAGAGTAAGGGTCGTTCCTTAGGGGTTGAACATGCCAATTTTGAGGATCTCCAAAAGGCACTTGCTCATGTCACTCAGCAATATGATGATGAGTCTTATTTTGACATTCGTCAAACAGACCTGATTCGTCTAGGGCTTTTAATGGCGTCAGATAGCCGTAAACGCAGGGAATACTTGGGTGAAAAGCTCCGCATCGGTTATGCCAACGGCAAACAACTGCTCAAGCGCCTCGAATTATTTGGCATTACCCTAGCAGAAGTGGAAGAAGTGATGGAGACATATGAGGAGTAA
- the rsgA gene encoding ribosome small subunit-dependent GTPase A, with protein sequence MQGKIIKSLAGFYYVESEGQVYQTRARGNFRKRGETPYVGDIVDFSAEDNSEGYILAIHPRKNSLVRPPIVNIDQAVVIMSAKEPEFNSNLLDRFLILLEHKAIHPVVYISKMDLLDSPEEIKAIGRQYQAIGYDFVTSLEELLPLLADKITVFMGQTGVGKSTLLNRIAPELALEIGEISDSLGRGRHTTRAVSFYNTHGGKIADTPGFSSLDYDIANAEDLNEAFPELRRLSHECKFRSCTHTHEPKCAVKAALETGELWPVRYEHYLQFLSEIENRRETYKKVIKRK encoded by the coding sequence TTGCAAGGTAAAATCATTAAATCTCTGGCTGGTTTTTATTACGTGGAGTCAGAAGGACAGGTATATCAGACGCGAGCGCGTGGTAATTTTAGGAAGCGCGGTGAGACACCTTATGTTGGAGATATCGTGGATTTCTCAGCAGAGGACAACTCTGAAGGTTATATTTTAGCGATTCATCCTCGTAAAAACAGTTTGGTAAGACCTCCTATCGTCAATATTGATCAAGCAGTGGTTATTATGTCTGCTAAAGAACCAGAATTTAACAGCAATCTTCTAGACCGCTTTCTCATCTTGCTTGAACACAAAGCCATTCATCCAGTGGTTTATATCTCTAAGATGGACTTATTAGATAGTCCCGAGGAGATTAAGGCTATTGGTCGACAGTATCAGGCAATCGGTTACGATTTTGTGACCAGTCTTGAGGAATTGCTGCCTTTGCTAGCTGATAAAATTACCGTCTTTATGGGACAAACAGGTGTTGGGAAATCAACCCTTCTCAACCGAATCGCCCCCGAATTGGCTCTTGAAATAGGAGAAATCTCAGATAGTCTAGGGCGTGGTCGTCACACCACCCGAGCTGTGAGTTTTTACAATACCCATGGCGGAAAAATCGCGGATACGCCAGGTTTTTCATCATTAGACTATGATATTGCTAATGCTGAAGATTTGAACGAGGCTTTTCCAGAGCTGCGCCGGCTGAGCCATGAGTGTAAGTTTAGATCCTGTACCCATACCCACGAACCCAAGTGTGCTGTCAAGGCAGCGCTTGAAACGGGAGAGTTGTGGCCAGTTCGTTATGAGCATTACCTGCAATTTCTCAGTGAAATTGAAAACCGTCGTGAAACATATAAAAAAGTTATCAAAAGAAAGTAG
- a CDS encoding SEC10/PgrA surface exclusion domain-containing protein yields MDLEQTKPNQVKQKIALTSTIALLSASVGVSHQVKADDRASGETKASNTHDDSLPKPETIQEAKATIDAVEKTLSQQKAELTELATALTKTTAEINHLKEQQDNEQKALTSAQEIYTNTLASSEETLLAQGAEHQRELTATETELHNAQADQHSKETALSEQKASISAETTRAQDLVEQVKTSEQNIAKLNAMISNPDAITKAAQTANDNTKALSSELEKAKADLENQKAKVKKQLTEELAAQKAALAEKEAELSRLKSSAPSTQDSIVGNNTMKAPQGYPLEELKKLEASGYIGSASYNNYYKEHADQIIAKASPGNQLNQYQDIPADRNRFVDPDNLTPEVQNELAQFAAHMINSVRRQLGLPPVTVTAGSQEFARLLSTSYKKTHGNTRPSFVYGQPGVSGHYGVGPHDKTIIEDSAGASGLIRNDDNMYENIGAFNDVHTVNGIKRGIYDSIKYMLFTDHLHGNTYGHAINFLRVDKHNPNAPVYLGFSTSNVGSLNEHFVMFPESNIANHQRFNKTPIKAVGSTKDYAQRVGTVSDTIAAIKGKVSSLENRLSAIHQEADIMAAQAKVSQLQGKLASTLKQSDSLNLQVRQLNDTKGSLRTELLAAKAKQAQLEATRDQSLAKLASLKAALHQTEALAEQAAARVTALVAKKAHLQYLRDFKLNPNRLQVIRERIDNTKQDLAKTTSSLLNAQEALAALQAKQSSLEATIATTEHQLTLLKTLANEKEYRHLDEDIATVPDLQVAPPLTGVKPLSYSKIDTTPLVQEMVKETKQLLEASARLAAENTSLVAEALVGQTSEMVASNAIVSKITSSITQPSSKTSYGSGSSTTSNLISDVDESTQRALKAGVVMLAAVGLTGFRFRKESK; encoded by the coding sequence ATGGACTTAGAACAAACGAAGCCAAACCAAGTTAAGCAGAAAATTGCTTTAACCTCAACAATTGCTTTATTGAGTGCCAGTGTAGGCGTATCTCACCAAGTCAAAGCAGATGATAGAGCCTCAGGAGAAACGAAGGCGAGTAATACTCACGACGATAGTTTACCAAAACCAGAAACAATTCAAGAGGCAAAGGCAACTATTGATGCAGTTGAAAAAACTCTCAGTCAACAAAAAGCAGAACTGACAGAGCTTGCTACCGCTCTGACAAAAACTACTGCTGAAATCAACCACTTAAAAGAGCAGCAAGATAATGAACAAAAAGCTTTAACCTCTGCACAAGAAATTTACACTAATACTCTTGCAAGTAGTGAGGAGACGCTATTAGCCCAAGGAGCCGAACATCAAAGAGAGTTAACAGCTACTGAAACAGAGCTTCATAATGCTCAAGCAGATCAACATTCAAAAGAGACTGCATTGTCAGAACAAAAAGCTAGCATTTCAGCAGAAACTACTCGAGCTCAAGATTTAGTGGAACAAGTCAAAACGTCTGAACAAAATATTGCTAAGCTCAATGCTATGATTAGCAATCCTGATGCTATCACTAAAGCAGCTCAAACGGCTAATGATAATACAAAAGCATTAAGCTCAGAATTGGAGAAGGCTAAAGCTGACTTAGAAAATCAAAAAGCTAAAGTTAAAAAGCAATTGACTGAAGAGTTGGCAGCTCAGAAAGCTGCTCTAGCAGAAAAAGAGGCAGAACTTAGTCGTCTTAAATCCTCAGCTCCGTCTACTCAAGATAGCATTGTGGGTAATAATACCATGAAAGCACCGCAAGGCTATCCTCTTGAAGAACTTAAAAAATTAGAAGCTAGTGGTTATATTGGATCAGCTAGTTACAATAATTATTACAAAGAGCATGCAGATCAAATTATTGCCAAAGCTAGTCCAGGTAATCAATTAAATCAATACCAAGATATTCCAGCAGATCGTAATCGCTTTGTTGATCCCGATAATTTGACACCAGAAGTGCAAAATGAGCTAGCGCAGTTTGCAGCTCACATGATTAATAGTGTAAGAAGACAATTAGGTCTACCACCAGTTACTGTTACAGCAGGATCACAAGAATTTGCAAGATTACTTAGTACCAGCTATAAGAAAACTCATGGTAATACAAGACCATCATTTGTCTACGGACAGCCAGGGGTATCAGGGCATTATGGTGTTGGGCCTCATGATAAAACTATTATTGAAGACTCTGCCGGAGCGTCAGGGCTCATTCGAAATGATGATAACATGTACGAGAATATCGGTGCTTTTAACGATGTGCATACTGTGAATGGTATTAAACGTGGTATTTATGACAGTATCAAGTATATGCTCTTTACAGATCATTTACACGGAAATACATACGGCCATGCTATTAACTTTTTACGTGTAGATAAACATAACCCTAATGCGCCTGTTTACCTTGGATTTTCAACCAGCAATGTAGGATCTTTGAATGAACACTTTGTAATGTTTCCAGAGTCTAACATTGCTAACCATCAACGCTTTAATAAGACCCCTATAAAAGCCGTTGGAAGTACAAAAGATTATGCCCAAAGAGTAGGCACTGTATCTGATACTATTGCAGCGATCAAAGGAAAAGTAAGCTCATTAGAAAATCGTTTGTCGGCTATTCATCAAGAAGCTGATATTATGGCAGCCCAAGCTAAAGTAAGTCAACTTCAAGGTAAATTAGCAAGCACACTTAAGCAGTCAGACAGCTTAAATCTCCAAGTGAGACAATTAAATGATACTAAAGGTTCTTTGAGAACAGAATTACTAGCAGCTAAAGCAAAACAAGCACAACTCGAAGCTACTCGTGATCAATCATTAGCTAAGCTAGCATCGTTGAAAGCCGCACTGCACCAGACAGAAGCCTTAGCAGAGCAAGCCGCAGCCAGAGTGACAGCACTGGTGGCTAAAAAAGCTCATTTGCAATATCTAAGGGACTTTAAATTGAATCCTAACCGCCTTCAAGTGATACGTGAGCGCATTGATAATACTAAGCAAGATTTGGCTAAAACTACCTCATCTTTGTTAAATGCACAAGAAGCTTTAGCAGCCTTACAAGCTAAACAAAGCAGTCTAGAAGCTACTATTGCTACCACAGAACACCAGTTGACTTTGCTTAAAACCTTAGCTAACGAAAAGGAATATCGCCACTTAGACGAAGATATAGCTACTGTGCCTGATTTGCAAGTAGCTCCACCTCTTACGGGCGTAAAACCGCTATCATATAGTAAGATAGATACTACTCCGCTTGTTCAAGAAATGGTTAAAGAAACGAAACAACTATTAGAAGCTTCAGCAAGATTAGCTGCTGAAAATACAAGTCTTGTAGCAGAAGCGCTTGTTGGCCAAACCTCTGAAATGGTAGCAAGTAATGCCATTGTGTCTAAAATCACATCTTCGATTACTCAGCCCTCATCTAAGACATCTTATGGCTCAGGATCTTCTACAACGAGCAATCTCATTTCTGATGTTGATGAAAGTACTCAAAGAGCTCTTAAAGCAGGAGTCGTCATGTTGGCAGCTGTCGGCCTCACAGGATTTAGGTTCCGTAAGGAATCTAAGTGA
- the rpsL gene encoding 30S ribosomal protein S12 yields MPTINQLVRKPRKSKIEKSDSPALNIGYNSHKKVQTKMAAPQKRGVATRVGTMTPKKPNSALRKFARVRLSNLIEVTAYIPGIGHNLQEHSVVLIRGGRVKDLPGVRYHIVRGALDTAGVADRKQGRSKYGAKRPKG; encoded by the coding sequence ATGCCTACAATTAACCAGTTGGTACGTAAACCACGTAAATCTAAAATTGAAAAATCAGATTCACCAGCTTTGAACATTGGTTACAACAGTCACAAAAAAGTTCAAACTAAAATGGCTGCCCCACAAAAACGTGGCGTTGCTACTCGTGTTGGAACAATGACACCTAAAAAACCTAACTCAGCCCTTCGTAAATTCGCTCGTGTACGTTTGAGCAACCTTATCGAAGTAACTGCCTACATCCCAGGTATCGGACACAACTTGCAAGAGCACAGCGTTGTTCTTATCCGTGGCGGACGTGTAAAAGACCTTCCAGGGGTACGTTACCATATCGTTCGTGGCGCACTTGATACTGCAGGTGTTGCTGACCGTAAACAAGGCCGTTCTAAATACGGTGCGAAACGTCCAAAAGGATAA
- a CDS encoding DNA recombination protein RmuC translates to MDLILFLLVLVLLGLGAYLLFKVNGLQHQLAQTLEGNADNLSDQMTYQLDTANKQQLLELTQLMNRQQAGLYQQLTDIRDVLHRSLSDSRDRSDKRLEKINQQVNQSLKNMQESNEKRLEKMRQIVEEKLEETLKNRLHASFDSVSKQLESVNKGLGEMRSVAQDVGTLNKVLSNTKTRGILGELQLGQIIEDIMTSSQYEREFVTVSGSSERVEYAIKLPGNGQGGYIYLPIDSKFPLEDYYRLEDAYEVGDKLAIEASRKALLAAIKRFAKDIHKKYLNPPETTNFGVMFLPTEGLYSEVVRNASFFDSLRREENIVVAGPSTLSALLNSLSVGFKTLNIQKNADDISKILGNVKLEFDKFGGLLAKAQKQMNTANNTLDQLISTRTNAIVRALNTVETYQDQATKSLLNMPLLEEENNEN, encoded by the coding sequence ATGGACCTTATCTTGTTCCTTTTGGTCTTGGTTCTCTTAGGTTTAGGGGCTTATCTGTTGTTCAAAGTCAACGGCCTTCAACATCAGCTTGCCCAAACCCTAGAAGGCAACGCGGATAATTTGTCTGACCAAATGACCTACCAGTTGGATACAGCTAACAAGCAACAATTGTTAGAGCTAACACAGCTGATGAACCGACAACAAGCAGGCCTTTACCAACAATTAACAGATATTCGTGACGTCTTGCACCGTAGTTTGTCTGATAGTAGGGACCGGTCTGACAAACGCTTAGAAAAAATTAACCAGCAGGTCAACCAATCGCTCAAAAATATGCAAGAATCTAACGAAAAACGTTTGGAGAAAATGCGCCAGATCGTTGAAGAAAAATTGGAAGAAACCTTAAAAAATCGTCTGCACGCCTCTTTCGATTCTGTATCCAAGCAACTAGAAAGTGTCAATAAAGGCTTGGGAGAAATGCGTAGCGTGGCTCAAGATGTGGGTACTTTAAATAAGGTTTTGTCCAATACCAAAACACGAGGCATTTTAGGCGAACTTCAACTAGGCCAAATCATTGAGGATATCATGACATCAAGCCAGTACGAAAGAGAATTTGTAACGGTTAGTGGTTCTAGTGAACGCGTAGAATATGCGATTAAGCTCCCAGGAAATGGTCAAGGCGGTTATATTTACCTACCGATTGACTCAAAATTCCCTCTTGAAGATTATTACCGATTAGAAGATGCTTACGAAGTTGGTGATAAACTGGCCATCGAGGCTAGCCGAAAAGCACTTCTGGCAGCTATCAAACGCTTTGCCAAAGACATTCATAAAAAGTACTTGAACCCCCCAGAGACGACCAATTTCGGAGTTATGTTCTTACCAACAGAAGGTCTTTATTCAGAAGTGGTCAGAAATGCGTCTTTCTTTGATAGCCTTCGTCGGGAAGAAAATATTGTGGTTGCAGGCCCTTCGACCCTGTCTGCTTTGCTGAATTCCTTATCTGTTGGTTTCAAGACCCTTAATATCCAAAAAAATGCTGATGACATCAGTAAAATTTTAGGCAATGTCAAGTTAGAATTCGATAAATTTGGCGGCCTGCTTGCCAAGGCTCAAAAACAAATGAATACAGCTAATAATACGCTGGATCAGCTCATTTCAACAAGGACAAATGCCATTGTTCGAGCCTTGAATACCGTTGAAACTTATCAAGACCAAGCAACAAAATCTCTCTTGAACATGCCCTTATTAGAAGAGGAAAATAATGAAAATTAA
- a CDS encoding 3'-5' exoribonuclease YhaM family protein: MKINQMKKDQLFEGFYLIKSAEVRKTRAGKDFISLTFQDDTGEISGNLWDAQPYNVEEFTAGKVVFMKGRREVYNGTPQVNQITLRNVRPGEPNDPKDFKEKAPVSVTEVRDYLEQMLFKIENATWQRIVRALYRKYDKEFYTYPAAKTNHHAFESGLAYHTATMVRLADSIGDIYPDLNKSLLFAGIMLHDLAKVIELTGPDNTEYTVRGNLIGHISLINEEITKVISELQIDDTKEEVIVLRHVILSHHGQLEYGSPVRPRIMEAEIIHMIDNIDANMMMMTTALSRVSEGEMTNRIFAMDNRSFYKPNY, encoded by the coding sequence ATGAAAATTAATCAAATGAAAAAAGACCAGCTTTTTGAAGGGTTCTACCTCATTAAGTCGGCAGAGGTTCGTAAGACAAGAGCTGGTAAAGATTTTATTAGCCTTACCTTTCAGGATGACACTGGCGAGATTTCAGGAAATCTGTGGGATGCCCAACCTTATAACGTTGAAGAATTTACTGCTGGTAAAGTCGTGTTTATGAAAGGGCGACGCGAGGTGTATAATGGTACCCCTCAGGTTAATCAAATCACCTTGCGAAATGTTCGCCCAGGTGAGCCCAATGATCCAAAGGACTTCAAAGAAAAGGCACCTGTCAGTGTGACAGAAGTACGTGACTATTTGGAACAGATGCTCTTTAAAATTGAAAATGCAACGTGGCAACGAATTGTAAGGGCTCTTTATCGTAAGTATGATAAAGAATTTTATACTTATCCTGCAGCTAAAACAAACCACCATGCTTTTGAGTCAGGCCTCGCCTACCATACTGCTACGATGGTCAGACTAGCAGATAGCATTGGAGATATCTACCCTGACTTAAATAAGAGTCTACTGTTTGCAGGTATTATGTTACATGACTTAGCTAAAGTCATAGAATTAACAGGACCAGATAATACAGAATACACCGTTCGTGGTAACTTGATTGGGCATATTTCTCTCATTAACGAAGAAATTACAAAAGTAATTTCAGAACTACAAATCGATGATACCAAAGAAGAAGTCATTGTCCTTAGGCACGTGATTTTAAGCCATCACGGGCAATTAGAATACGGTAGTCCGGTACGTCCACGCATCATGGAAGCTGAAATTATTCATATGATTGACAATATTGATGCTAATATGATGATGATGACAACAGCTCTTAGCCGTGTTAGCGAGGGCGAGATGACCAATCGGATTTTTGCCATGGATAATCGGTCTTTTTACAAGCCAAACTATTGA
- the purR gene encoding pur operon repressor: protein MKLRRSERMVVISNYLINNPYKLTSLNTFATKYEAAKSSISEDIAIIKKAFEEANIGDIDTLTGASGGVIFTPSISETEARTIVEDLCQRLSESDRILPGGYIYLSDLLSTPKILQNIGRIIANAFKGEKIDAVMTVATKGVPLANAVANILSVPFVIVRRDLKITEGSTVSVNYASASSDRIEKMFLSKRSLKPNSRVLIVDDFLKGGGTITGMISLLTEFDSTLVGVAVFAENAQSEREQMTFKSLLKVSEIDVKNNNVVVEVGNIFDKWKKEREWT from the coding sequence ATGAAATTAAGACGAAGTGAACGTATGGTTGTCATTTCAAATTATTTGATTAACAATCCGTATAAATTAACTAGTTTAAACACCTTTGCAACTAAATATGAGGCCGCAAAATCTTCTATCTCAGAAGATATCGCTATTATCAAGAAAGCTTTTGAAGAAGCTAACATTGGTGATATCGATACACTTACAGGAGCAAGTGGAGGCGTAATTTTTACCCCCAGTATTTCAGAAACAGAAGCGCGTACCATTGTTGAAGACCTGTGTCAAAGGTTATCAGAGAGTGATCGCATCTTACCTGGAGGCTATATCTATTTGTCAGACTTGCTGAGTACACCTAAAATTTTACAAAATATTGGTCGTATTATTGCCAATGCCTTTAAAGGAGAAAAGATTGACGCTGTGATGACAGTTGCAACCAAAGGAGTTCCTTTAGCAAATGCAGTGGCTAATATTTTAAGTGTTCCTTTTGTCATTGTTAGACGTGATTTAAAAATAACAGAAGGATCGACAGTGTCTGTCAATTATGCGAGTGCTTCTAGTGATCGTATTGAAAAGATGTTTCTGTCAAAGCGTAGTTTGAAACCCAATAGTCGTGTATTGATTGTAGATGATTTCTTGAAGGGCGGGGGGACGATTACAGGAATGATCAGTCTCTTGACAGAATTTGACAGCACTTTAGTTGGTGTTGCTGTGTTTGCAGAAAACGCTCAATCAGAGCGTGAGCAAATGACCTTCAAATCATTGCTGAAAGTTTCAGAGATTGATGTCAAAAACAACAATGTTGTTGTAGAAGTTGGTAATATTTTCGATAAATGGAAAAAGGAGAGAGAATGGACTTAG
- a CDS encoding thiamine diphosphokinase: MSKVALFAGGDLSYISRDFDYFVGIDRGSLFLLENGLPLNMAVGDFDSVSQKAFTDIKEKAELFITAHPEKNDTDTELALKEVFARFPEAEVTIFGAFGGRMDHLLSNIFLPSDPGIAPFMAQIALRDQQNMITYRPAGQHLIHQEEGMTYVAFMAEGEADLTITGAKFELTQDNFFKKKIYSSNAFIHQPITVSLPSGYLIIIQSKDWS, encoded by the coding sequence ATGTCTAAAGTTGCTCTTTTTGCGGGAGGAGATCTCTCTTATATCAGCCGTGATTTTGATTATTTTGTCGGTATTGATAGAGGGAGCCTATTTTTATTAGAAAATGGGCTTCCTTTGAATATGGCTGTTGGTGATTTTGATTCGGTTTCCCAAAAAGCGTTTACGGATATAAAAGAGAAGGCAGAGCTTTTTATTACTGCTCATCCAGAAAAAAATGATACGGATACGGAATTAGCCCTTAAAGAGGTCTTTGCTCGTTTTCCTGAGGCGGAAGTGACCATTTTTGGGGCTTTTGGGGGTCGAATGGACCACCTCTTATCCAATATTTTCTTGCCTAGCGACCCTGGTATTGCTCCCTTTATGGCACAAATCGCCTTGCGTGACCAACAAAATATGATTACCTACCGCCCGGCAGGTCAGCACCTTATCCATCAAGAAGAAGGGATGACCTATGTGGCATTTATGGCAGAAGGAGAAGCTGACTTGACCATTACTGGTGCTAAATTTGAGTTGACGCAAGATAATTTTTTCAAAAAGAAAATCTATTCCAGTAATGCCTTTATCCATCAACCTATTACAGTTAGTTTGCCAAGTGGCTACTTGATTATTATTCAAAGTAAAGATTGGAGTTAG